TGTTAATTTAAATCTTATTTAAGGATTTTTATTTACGTAAAAATCAGACTGCACTTAAAGTCAGGCTCTTATGCCCTTCTTTCGTTTTATATGAATGAGCATAACCGATGTCATTACAAAAAGGATACCTGTAATTTGTAACCCATTGAGATTATCGCCAAACATAAAAAAACCAATCATCGTAGCCGCAATCGGTTCAGTCATTGCAGTAATAGAAGCTTTTCCGGGTTCAATTTTCTTTAAACCTTCAGTGTAAAGCAGATAGGCAAGCACTGTCGGCAAGAATCCAAGACCTATTATCCACGACAATGTTGAAAGGTTGGTTAATCTCGCCATTGAGTCGATGGTATATATTCCGCTTACGGGAATCCAAAAAATTGAAGCTATCAAAAATGTGTAAAAAATTATGGTTAAGGGAGAATAAACCTTCAAAGCCAGCTTGCTAAAAATACTATATAAAGCATAACCGAAACCGGCTCCTACACCTATAATTATTCCATATGTTGAAAACTCTCCACCGCCGGTTATTACCTCCGCCACGAGAATAATTCCCAGAAACGTGAAAATGAGTGCCAGTAACTTTTGCAGTGTTACTCTCTCTTTAAAAAAAATTCTG
This is a stretch of genomic DNA from Rhodohalobacter barkolensis. It encodes these proteins:
- a CDS encoding DMT family transporter; the protein is MSQYFKNILPYLFVAVAAALWGCVGFFVEYLDQHSFNTNEIVAFRFVSATILLYLFLVFSKPERLRIKWKDLHYFIGTGLLSISFFNWSYFTAIRETSLSVAVVLLYTGPAFVVVLSRIFFKERVTLQKLLALIFTFLGIILVAEVITGGGEFSTYGIIIGVGAGFGYALYSIFSKLALKVYSPLTIIFYTFLIASIFWIPVSGIYTIDSMARLTNLSTLSWIIGLGFLPTVLAYLLYTEGLKKIEPGKASITAMTEPIAATMIGFFMFGDNLNGLQITGILFVMTSVMLIHIKRKKGIRA